One genomic segment of Betaproteobacteria bacterium includes these proteins:
- a CDS encoding acriflavine resistance protein B: MNVSRIFIERPVATSVLFVCVLFFGWLGFNRLPVNDLPNVDFPTITVTTRLPGASPEVMANSVAQPLERELSRIAGVDEMTSSSISGNTRITLTFSLERDIDSAAQDVQTAISQAIRRLPGDLPEPPALRKVNPSDFSVLTLALSAQHVPMQKLDEFADVHIAQRFSSVNGVAQVLVFGSQKYAVRLFVDPNALATRGLGLDKVVAAVQSANSNLPSGSLQGKARTYTVKSDGKLQRAADFNPLIIAYKDGKPVRFSDIGRAVDGVENDKIRSWYNGDRALILGTYRQPGSNTVEVVSKLREMIPEIERELPAGATLRVLNDRSEFIRDSIHEVNFTLLLSMVLVVLVILGFLRNLRATIVTALILPASVIGTFGVMLLLGYSLNNLSLMAITLSVGFVVDDAIVVLENITRHMEMGKDRMQAALDGSREIASTIVTMTVSLSAVFLPILFMEGMVGRLFQEFAVTVGAAVLISGVVSLTVTPMMASILLRQQHSHGRLFNWSERMFDAVRDGYASSLRWMLGYQGLVLLASLGVLVAMGWLYQEVAKGFIPRQDTGVIFANTRAREGVTFNDMIRHQQAVAAVIQRNENVEAVMSTAGQGTGGVVGENVGRFIVRLKPRSERNATADEVIQQIRRDAAGLQGVRVFLSNPPAIRLGGSLSTGDYQFVLSGTELKELYRPAEELEAQLRALPLITDVASNLELRNPEIHVRILRDRASALGISSQQIELALFNAFGGRQVSTLYGATDQFEVRLELDRRYQSDINAMETLFVQSSTGAMVPLSAVAEVRSGVGPVSVAHLGQMPSVILSFNIAAGVSVGDAVARVQQIAAETLPPGISTTFTGSAKAFEEAFRTLPVLLLVTVILIYMILAILYEHYGHPFTILTALPFAGFGALATLLLFNEELNIFSFVGIILLIGLVKKNGIMMIDFALQIQREQGVKPVDAIVEACRVRFRPIMMTTMAAILGTLPIALGYGAGAETRRPLGIAVVGGLVFSQFLTLYVTPVFYVALERMVGFFRRQKSPPVGDVAGS; the protein is encoded by the coding sequence ATGAACGTCTCCCGCATCTTCATCGAACGGCCGGTTGCAACCAGCGTCCTTTTCGTTTGCGTGCTGTTCTTCGGCTGGCTCGGGTTCAACAGGCTGCCGGTCAACGACCTGCCGAACGTCGACTTCCCGACCATCACCGTGACAACCCGCTTGCCTGGTGCGAGCCCAGAGGTCATGGCCAATTCGGTTGCGCAACCGCTCGAGCGGGAGCTCTCGCGCATCGCCGGCGTGGACGAGATGACGTCGTCCTCGATCAGCGGCAATACCCGCATCACGCTGACCTTCTCGCTCGAGCGCGACATCGATTCCGCCGCTCAGGACGTTCAGACGGCGATCTCCCAGGCCATCCGGCGTCTGCCGGGGGACCTGCCCGAGCCGCCGGCGCTGCGCAAAGTGAATCCGTCCGACTTTTCGGTTCTGACGCTGGCGCTGTCCGCCCAGCATGTGCCGATGCAGAAGCTGGACGAGTTCGCCGACGTGCATATCGCTCAGCGCTTTTCCTCGGTCAACGGGGTCGCGCAGGTGCTCGTGTTCGGCTCGCAGAAATACGCCGTGCGCCTGTTCGTCGACCCGAATGCGCTGGCCACGCGAGGGCTCGGCCTCGACAAGGTCGTGGCAGCCGTTCAGAGCGCCAACTCCAACCTGCCATCCGGCTCCTTGCAGGGCAAGGCGCGCACCTACACGGTCAAGTCCGACGGAAAACTGCAGCGGGCCGCCGATTTCAATCCCCTCATCATCGCCTACAAGGACGGCAAGCCGGTGCGCTTCTCCGACATCGGCCGCGCAGTCGACGGGGTCGAGAACGACAAGATCCGCAGCTGGTACAACGGGGACCGGGCGCTCATCCTCGGCACCTACCGCCAGCCCGGATCGAATACCGTCGAGGTCGTGTCGAAGCTGCGCGAGATGATCCCGGAGATCGAGCGCGAATTGCCGGCGGGCGCGACGCTGCGGGTGCTTAACGATCGATCCGAGTTCATTCGCGATTCGATCCACGAGGTGAATTTCACGCTGCTGCTCTCGATGGTCCTGGTCGTGCTGGTGATTCTGGGCTTTTTGCGCAACCTGCGCGCGACCATCGTGACCGCCCTTATTCTGCCCGCATCGGTGATCGGAACGTTCGGCGTCATGCTCCTGCTCGGCTACAGCCTCAACAACCTGTCGTTGATGGCGATCACGCTGTCGGTCGGCTTCGTGGTCGACGACGCCATCGTGGTACTGGAGAACATCACCCGGCACATGGAAATGGGCAAGGACCGGATGCAGGCGGCCCTCGATGGCTCGCGCGAAATCGCTTCGACCATCGTGACCATGACCGTTTCGTTATCCGCGGTCTTTCTGCCGATCCTGTTCATGGAAGGTATGGTCGGGCGGCTGTTCCAGGAATTCGCGGTTACCGTTGGCGCGGCGGTTTTGATCTCCGGGGTCGTATCGCTGACGGTGACTCCGATGATGGCGAGCATCCTGCTGCGCCAGCAGCATAGCCACGGCAGGCTTTTCAATTGGTCCGAGCGGATGTTCGATGCGGTCCGGGACGGCTATGCATCGAGCCTGCGCTGGATGCTGGGCTACCAGGGCCTGGTTCTGCTCGCTTCGCTCGGCGTACTGGTCGCGATGGGATGGCTCTATCAGGAAGTCGCGAAGGGATTTATCCCGCGCCAGGATACCGGTGTCATCTTTGCAAATACCCGCGCTCGCGAGGGCGTCACCTTCAACGACATGATTCGCCACCAGCAGGCGGTCGCGGCAGTCATCCAGCGCAACGAGAACGTCGAGGCAGTGATGTCCACGGCGGGCCAGGGCACCGGCGGCGTCGTAGGAGAGAATGTCGGGCGCTTCATCGTTCGCCTGAAACCCCGCAGCGAGCGCAATGCCACTGCGGACGAGGTCATCCAGCAGATTCGGCGCGATGCGGCAGGTCTGCAGGGCGTGCGCGTCTTTCTTTCCAATCCGCCTGCGATTCGTCTCGGCGGCTCACTCTCGACCGGAGACTACCAGTTCGTACTTTCGGGTACCGAGCTTAAGGAGCTGTACCGGCCGGCAGAAGAGCTCGAAGCCCAGTTGCGGGCATTGCCCCTGATCACCGACGTCGCGAGCAACCTGGAGTTGCGCAATCCCGAGATACACGTGCGGATCCTTCGCGATCGCGCCTCCGCGCTCGGCATCAGCTCGCAGCAGATCGAGCTGGCGCTGTTCAATGCCTTCGGCGGCCGCCAGGTAAGTACGCTGTACGGTGCGACGGACCAGTTCGAAGTCCGCCTCGAGCTCGACCGCCGCTATCAGTCCGACATCAACGCCATGGAGACCCTGTTCGTGCAAAGCTCCACCGGTGCGATGGTACCGCTCTCCGCCGTTGCCGAGGTTCGCAGCGGCGTCGGACCGGTATCGGTCGCGCACCTGGGGCAGATGCCTTCGGTGATTCTTTCGTTCAATATTGCGGCCGGCGTTTCGGTGGGAGACGCGGTCGCGCGCGTGCAGCAGATTGCCGCCGAAACTCTACCTCCTGGAATTTCCACCACGTTCACGGGAAGCGCCAAGGCGTTCGAAGAGGCGTTCCGCACGCTACCCGTGCTGCTGCTCGTCACGGTGATTTTGATCTACATGATTCTGGCGATCCTGTACGAGCACTATGGTCACCCGTTCACCATCCTGACTGCTCTGCCGTTTGCCGGTTTCGGGGCGCTCGCAACGCTGCTGCTCTTCAATGAAGAGCTCAATATCTTCAGCTTCGTCGGCATCATCCTGCTGATCGGGCTGGTGAAGAAGAACGGCATCATGATGATCGACTTCGCGTTGCAGATTCAGCGCGAGCAAGGTGTGAAACCCGTGGATGCCATCGTCGAGGCGTGCCGCGTTCGCTTCCGTCCTATCATGATGACCACGATGGCCGCGATCCTGGGAACGCTGCCGATCGCACTCGGCTATGGGGCGGGCGCCGAAACGCGGCGACCACTCGGTATCGCGGTCGTCGGTGGGTTGGTGTTCTCGCAGTTTCTGACGCTCTATGTGACGCCGGTCTTTTACGTGGCGCTCGAGCGCATGGTGGGCTTCTTCCGCCGGCAGAAGTCCCCGCCCGTGGGCGATGTTGCCGGTTCTTAG
- a CDS encoding efflux RND transporter periplasmic adaptor subunit, with product MKPFWIVFVVLVAAAGGGYYWWNHQAAAKSQGTEASEKAEGKAKGRKGRGGPVSVRTITPKRQPMPVLIDAVGTVESQHSVAVHPQVSGVLTAVRFKEGDYVKKGQVLFEIDPRPMRAAVEQSQAAVRRDEAQLAQARAQEERLRSLVDKDYITRQEYDVAATSAKSLEATVNANRAALDQAQLHLAYSRIVAPISGRTGSLGVRAGNLVSAGTGGSPLVVINSTRPILVAIPVPQRHLDDVRKQWGSLDLKVEIAADRGEQTLVEGRLIFIDNAVNPATGTILLKAEVPNEKEQLWPGQFLAARIVLRIEPDAMVLPEGAIQPGQEGPFVFVAADGRARVKDVVVDRQIGEQVVIAQGLEGNERIIIEVPPTLAANSPVVLAGESGRGKGKGKGKGKVNAESAPAGAPSGASEPATQEAAKTEERQ from the coding sequence GTGAAACCGTTCTGGATCGTGTTCGTTGTCCTGGTCGCTGCCGCAGGCGGCGGCTATTACTGGTGGAATCACCAGGCAGCTGCCAAGTCCCAGGGCACCGAGGCCAGCGAAAAAGCGGAAGGCAAAGCCAAGGGAAGGAAGGGCCGTGGCGGGCCGGTGAGCGTGCGCACCATAACGCCCAAGCGCCAACCGATGCCGGTGCTGATCGATGCCGTCGGCACCGTCGAGTCGCAGCATAGCGTTGCTGTCCACCCGCAAGTGAGCGGCGTGCTGACCGCCGTCCGCTTCAAGGAAGGCGACTACGTGAAGAAGGGGCAGGTGCTGTTCGAGATCGACCCGCGTCCGATGCGGGCCGCGGTCGAGCAGTCGCAGGCAGCGGTGCGGCGCGACGAAGCGCAGCTTGCGCAAGCGCGAGCCCAGGAAGAACGCCTGCGCTCGCTGGTGGACAAGGATTATATTACCCGCCAGGAATACGATGTCGCAGCCACCTCCGCCAAATCCCTGGAGGCAACGGTGAACGCCAATCGAGCCGCGCTCGATCAGGCGCAGCTGCACCTGGCCTATTCGCGTATCGTCGCGCCGATTTCCGGGCGCACCGGAAGCCTGGGCGTGCGGGCCGGAAACTTGGTGAGCGCGGGCACCGGCGGCTCGCCCCTGGTCGTGATCAACAGTACCCGGCCGATCCTGGTTGCCATCCCGGTACCGCAACGCCATCTCGATGACGTACGCAAACAATGGGGCTCCCTCGATCTCAAAGTGGAGATCGCCGCGGATCGTGGCGAGCAAACCCTGGTCGAGGGAAGGCTGATATTCATCGACAATGCGGTCAACCCGGCGACCGGAACGATTCTTCTCAAGGCCGAAGTGCCGAACGAAAAAGAGCAGTTGTGGCCCGGGCAATTTCTCGCGGCGCGCATCGTGTTGCGTATCGAGCCGGATGCGATGGTATTGCCCGAGGGCGCCATACAGCCCGGCCAGGAAGGTCCGTTCGTGTTCGTGGCAGCCGATGGCCGGGCGCGAGTGAAAGACGTGGTGGTCGACCGGCAGATCGGCGAACAGGTCGTCATCGCCCAGGGCTTGGAGGGTAACGAGCGGATCATCATCGAAGTTCCGCCGACACTGGCCGCGAACTCTCCGGTCGTGCTGGCGGGCGAGAGCGGCAGAGGCAAGGGCAAAGGGAAAGGGAAAGGCAAGGTCAACGCAGAGTCCGCGCCGGCCGGGGCGCCATCGGGCGCGAGTGAACCCGCCACGCAGGAGGCTGCAAAGACGGAGGAGAGGCAATGA
- the sat gene encoding sulfate adenylyltransferase — protein MNALPHPHGGADLLPRLLHGNTLHEEYRRAQSLPRMPVSSRERGDLIMLGIGGFTPLEGFMTSADWRSVCRDMCLENGLFWPIPITLSTSRAHAGAFSEGADIALADASSDEIMATMTVTEKYPIDKVFECRSVFRTEDCEHPGVRMVMDQAEVNLAGPVRVLSDGGFAQRYPGLFMTPAQTRAAFESKGWSTVAAFQTRNPMHRSHEYLAKIAIEICDGVLVHSLLGNLKPGDIPAEVRTRAIGTLLDKYFVADTVLQSGYPLDMRYAGPREALLHALFRQNYGCAYQILGRDHAGVGSYYGPFDAHRIFDQIPQGALETKPLKIDWTFWCYQCGGMASDRTCPHAPEDRLLLSGTKLRKMLSEGAPVPAEFSRPEVLDVLREYYSGLDEKVEVKLTGHSAR, from the coding sequence TTGAACGCATTACCACACCCTCATGGCGGCGCCGACTTGCTGCCGCGGTTGTTGCATGGCAACACGCTGCATGAGGAGTACCGGCGTGCGCAATCGCTTCCCCGGATGCCGGTGAGCTCGCGGGAGCGGGGCGACCTCATCATGCTGGGCATCGGGGGTTTCACCCCGCTCGAGGGCTTCATGACATCGGCCGATTGGCGCAGCGTCTGCCGGGACATGTGCCTGGAAAACGGCTTGTTCTGGCCGATCCCGATCACGCTGTCCACCTCCCGTGCGCATGCTGGAGCGTTCAGCGAGGGCGCTGACATCGCGCTGGCGGACGCCTCCAGCGACGAAATCATGGCCACCATGACCGTGACCGAGAAGTATCCCATCGACAAGGTGTTCGAATGCCGCAGCGTCTTTCGCACCGAGGATTGCGAGCACCCGGGCGTGCGTATGGTCATGGACCAGGCGGAGGTGAACCTCGCCGGTCCGGTGCGAGTGCTTTCCGACGGCGGTTTTGCACAACGCTACCCGGGGCTTTTCATGACCCCGGCGCAGACCCGCGCCGCCTTCGAAAGCAAGGGCTGGTCGACGGTCGCCGCCTTCCAGACACGCAATCCGATGCACCGTTCGCATGAGTATCTGGCCAAGATCGCAATCGAAATCTGCGACGGCGTGCTGGTTCATTCGCTCCTGGGCAATCTCAAGCCGGGGGACATCCCGGCCGAAGTGCGTACGCGCGCGATCGGCACTTTGCTCGACAAGTATTTCGTGGCCGATACCGTGCTGCAATCGGGCTATCCGCTCGACATGCGCTACGCGGGTCCACGAGAAGCACTGTTGCACGCGCTATTCCGGCAGAACTACGGCTGCGCCTACCAGATTCTCGGCCGCGACCACGCCGGGGTCGGCAGCTACTACGGTCCGTTCGACGCGCATCGCATCTTCGACCAAATCCCGCAGGGTGCGCTGGAAACGAAGCCCTTGAAAATCGACTGGACGTTCTGGTGCTATCAATGCGGCGGCATGGCCTCGGACCGCACCTGCCCGCATGCACCCGAAGACCGACTGCTGCTATCCGGCACGAAGCTTCGCAAGATGCTTTCCGAGGGCGCGCCGGTCCCGGCCGAGTTCAGCCGGCCCGAGGTCCTGGACGTCCTGCGCGAGTATTACTCCGGACTGGACGAAAAGGTCGAAGTGAAGCTGACGGGTCACTCGGCACGCTGA
- a CDS encoding glyoxylate/hydroxypyruvate reductase A yields MGAVLLVTPRSDEAAEWGRLLRERIAGVDFRIHPEGGNPADVDVVLAWKPPHGLLATFPRLELICSLGMGVDHLLSDPDLPRAVPIARLVDRNMIEQMSEYALYAVLHFHRRFDVYERFQLERRWQELPLPHTGSRRVGVMGLGANGADCARKLAALGFNVLGWSRTPKHMAGVECLHGADDLPRFLRETEILVVALPQTAATAGILNARTLSLLPRGCYVVNMARGGLVVEADLLQALDSGQVAGAFLDVTEQEPLPADHPLWIHPNVRLTPHIAGLTNPQTAIEPIAENIRRLRDGQPLLDLIDIGRGY; encoded by the coding sequence ATGGGCGCGGTCTTGCTGGTTACACCGCGCAGCGATGAGGCAGCCGAGTGGGGTCGCCTGCTGCGTGAGCGTATTGCGGGCGTTGACTTTCGAATCCATCCCGAAGGGGGGAACCCCGCCGACGTCGATGTCGTCCTGGCGTGGAAACCGCCGCACGGGCTGCTGGCAACGTTCCCGCGGCTCGAGCTGATCTGTTCGCTCGGCATGGGCGTCGATCACCTGCTATCGGATCCCGATCTGCCGCGCGCCGTACCGATCGCGCGTCTGGTCGACCGCAACATGATCGAGCAGATGAGCGAATACGCGCTCTATGCGGTCCTGCATTTCCACCGCCGCTTCGATGTTTACGAGCGCTTTCAGCTCGAGCGGCGCTGGCAGGAACTGCCGCTCCCGCACACGGGGTCGCGACGGGTCGGGGTCATGGGCCTGGGTGCCAACGGCGCGGATTGCGCGCGCAAGCTGGCGGCGCTGGGCTTCAACGTGCTCGGCTGGAGCCGCACCCCAAAGCATATGGCGGGCGTCGAGTGCCTGCATGGCGCCGACGACCTGCCGCGCTTTCTCCGCGAAACCGAAATACTGGTCGTCGCCTTGCCGCAGACAGCGGCCACGGCGGGGATACTGAACGCGCGCACGCTGTCCTTGCTGCCGCGCGGCTGCTACGTCGTCAATATGGCCCGGGGCGGGCTCGTTGTCGAAGCGGATTTGCTGCAGGCGTTGGATAGCGGCCAGGTCGCGGGCGCTTTCCTCGACGTGACCGAGCAAGAGCCCTTGCCGGCCGACCATCCGCTCTGGATCCATCCCAACGTGCGCTTGACCCCGCACATCGCCGGGCTTACCAATCCGCAGACTGCGATCGAGCCCATCGCGGAAAATATCCGCCGGCTGCGAGACGGACAGCCGTTGCTCGATCTGATCGACATCGGCCGGGGGTATTGA
- the scpB gene encoding SMC-Scp complex subunit ScpB, with amino-acid sequence MDIDRAKNVLETALLTAQEPISVNELRRLFDQDLGAETLRRLLEDIRLQWAGRGVELVSVASGWRFRAKPEMQGFLDRLNPQKPPRYSRAVLETLAIIAYRQPVTRGDIEEVRGVVVSTNIVKALEARGWIEVIGHREVPGRPALYATTRQFLDDLCLRSLEELPALEDLGALVESAPASERALRDERSASAGEGMMSAEADLPGEHADAAAKPDAAGSDTQADVIPDTGATSTQADAIPDARANQPVRG; translated from the coding sequence CTGGACATCGACCGGGCCAAGAACGTTCTCGAAACGGCGCTGTTGACGGCGCAAGAGCCCATATCGGTCAACGAGCTGCGCCGGCTCTTCGACCAGGATCTCGGCGCCGAGACCTTGCGCCGCCTGCTCGAAGACATCCGTCTGCAATGGGCAGGTCGGGGCGTGGAGCTGGTGAGCGTGGCAAGCGGCTGGCGCTTTCGGGCCAAGCCCGAGATGCAGGGTTTTCTCGATCGCCTGAACCCGCAGAAGCCGCCCAGGTACTCCCGGGCCGTGCTGGAAACGCTGGCGATCATCGCCTATCGGCAGCCGGTCACGCGCGGCGATATCGAGGAAGTGCGCGGGGTCGTGGTATCGACCAACATCGTCAAGGCGCTCGAGGCGCGTGGCTGGATCGAAGTGATCGGGCACCGCGAGGTGCCGGGACGTCCCGCCCTCTATGCCACGACCCGGCAGTTCCTGGACGACCTTTGCTTGCGATCGCTGGAGGAGCTGCCCGCGCTGGAGGATCTGGGGGCGCTGGTCGAAAGCGCTCCGGCTTCGGAACGGGCTCTGCGTGACGAACGTTCAGCCAGCGCCGGAGAGGGCATGATGTCGGCGGAAGCCGATTTGCCTGGCGAACATGCCGATGCGGCGGCCAAGCCGGACGCAGCAGGATCGGACACTCAGGCGGATGTCATCCCGGACACTGGAGCAACCAGCACCCAGGCGGATGCCATCCCGGACGCGCGAGCGAACCAGCCCGTGCGCGGATAG
- a CDS encoding segregation/condensation protein A, whose translation MTAHAEVAPIARIHGEPILAVPEDLYIPPDALEVFLETFEGPLDLLLYLIRKNNLDVLDIQMAKLTAQYLVYVDMMRANQLELAAEYLLMAAVLIEIKSRLLLPKPKAAQDEAADPRAELVRRLMEYERIKLAAQKLNELPQAGRDFQLVQVWIENVSPQRLAQVRPEDLREAWLGIVARAKITQHHRITREQLSVRERMTRVLRALRGAQFVAFESLFDAAAGLGELVVTLLAILELAREGLVDVTQQEAYSPIYVRLTGDGNELEAA comes from the coding sequence ATGACTGCGCACGCCGAGGTTGCCCCCATCGCCCGAATCCACGGCGAGCCGATCCTCGCAGTTCCCGAGGATCTCTACATCCCCCCCGACGCGCTCGAGGTCTTTCTGGAGACCTTCGAGGGACCGCTCGACCTGCTGCTCTACCTCATACGCAAGAACAATCTGGACGTGCTCGATATCCAGATGGCGAAGCTCACGGCGCAATATCTCGTCTACGTCGATATGATGCGGGCCAATCAGCTCGAGCTCGCGGCCGAGTATCTGCTCATGGCGGCCGTGCTGATCGAGATCAAGTCGCGGCTGCTGCTGCCGAAGCCGAAAGCCGCGCAGGACGAGGCGGCCGATCCGCGAGCCGAGCTGGTTCGGCGCCTGATGGAATACGAGAGAATCAAGCTCGCCGCGCAGAAGCTCAACGAGTTGCCGCAAGCCGGGCGCGATTTCCAGCTCGTGCAGGTCTGGATCGAAAACGTCTCGCCGCAGCGCCTGGCGCAGGTGAGGCCCGAGGATCTGCGCGAGGCGTGGCTCGGCATCGTTGCGCGTGCGAAAATCACCCAGCACCACAGGATCACGCGCGAACAGCTTTCGGTCAGGGAACGTATGACCCGGGTGCTGCGTGCGCTTCGCGGCGCCCAGTTCGTCGCATTCGAATCGCTGTTCGATGCAGCCGCGGGGTTGGGCGAACTGGTGGTCACCTTGCTTGCCATCCTGGAGCTTGCTCGCGAGGGGCTGGTGGACGTGACGCAACAGGAGGCCTACTCGCCGATCTACGTGCGTCTCACGGGAGACGGCAACGAGTTGGAGGCTGCTTGA
- a CDS encoding PEP-CTERM sorting domain-containing protein, with amino-acid sequence MKNTAACVVLGLGLLSAGGMASAIQYSWNLNTTGTSGLGDSLNFGSSPTGKTLKVYAFETDYSDGSGKLEDARVVADGSWGLGVRGSGESDWPDNYTLDNSGKDQVLVFDSQMANFDWSSLDLGYIYSGDKLTYWAGDGGTGFDVGDFNDFCLRSTCSSGTVLGAAGSGFTSSTVLGLASSMSLTGNNSGRYLVVSGQLPSSNGFEKFKVSSAGGYGQAPEPQSLALIGIGLLAMLGLRRRSSITRGRTEPTPA; translated from the coding sequence ATGAAAAACACGGCTGCGTGCGTAGTGCTTGGCCTAGGCTTGCTTTCGGCAGGCGGGATGGCGTCAGCAATTCAATACTCATGGAACCTTAACACTACAGGCACCAGTGGGCTGGGGGATTCCCTGAACTTCGGCAGCAGTCCAACTGGTAAAACGCTCAAGGTGTATGCGTTCGAGACAGACTATTCCGATGGGAGTGGTAAGCTGGAAGATGCCCGGGTCGTTGCAGATGGCTCTTGGGGTCTCGGGGTTCGGGGTAGCGGCGAGTCCGACTGGCCCGACAACTATACGCTGGACAACTCGGGTAAGGATCAAGTACTCGTTTTTGATTCGCAGATGGCTAATTTTGATTGGAGTTCGCTCGATCTTGGCTACATCTACTCCGGAGATAAATTGACATATTGGGCCGGCGATGGGGGCACAGGGTTTGATGTCGGTGATTTCAATGATTTCTGCCTGAGGTCAACGTGTTCCAGTGGCACGGTGTTGGGGGCGGCGGGCAGCGGCTTTACTTCATCGACTGTCCTGGGGTTAGCATCCTCGATGAGTCTCACAGGCAATAATTCCGGGCGCTACCTGGTTGTCTCGGGCCAATTACCGTCCAGCAATGGTTTTGAAAAATTCAAGGTCAGCTCGGCAGGCGGATACGGGCAGGCACCTGAGCCGCAATCGCTGGCTCTCATTGGGATCGGCCTGCTTGCAATGCTCGGCCTGCGGCGTCGGTCATCCATTACGAGAGGCCGTACCGAGCCGACGCCTGCTTGA